From Bifidobacterium longum subsp. longum JCM 1217, one genomic window encodes:
- a CDS encoding aryl-sulfate sulfotransferase N-terminal domain-containing protein: protein MRVSPCPLPSVVASSSYTVSAEGYPDYTANAITSDEAAAAYREAAAGDADGSGNVGGTSTASQTTTVSSNDIASTEHEFLVLGLIPKVKNTITLTITDTDGNLKAQYKMVLSSGCICRVYQYGFRGFYFA, encoded by the coding sequence GTGAGGGTTTCCCCGTGTCCACTGCCGTCCGTAGTCGCGTCTTCCAGCTACACCGTTTCCGCTGAGGGGTACCCGGATTACACGGCCAACGCCATCACCAGCGATGAGGCGGCCGCCGCATACCGTGAGGCCGCCGCCGGCGACGCCGACGGTTCCGGCAATGTCGGCGGTACCAGCACGGCGAGTCAGACGACCACGGTATCGAGCAATGACATCGCCTCCACCGAGCACGAGTTTCTGGTGTTGGGACTGATCCCCAAGGTCAAGAACACCATTACCCTGACCATCACCGACACCGACGGCAACCTCAAGGCACAGTACAAGATGGTGCTCAGTTCGGGATGCATCTGCCGCGTCTACCAGTACGGCTTCCGCGGCTTCTACTTCGCGTGA
- a CDS encoding pyridoxal phosphate-dependent aminotransferase: MSVHFSSRVDISAPNPIAAAEAAAKANGIALSKLNDSNPTRHGLAPELVPSVYTADPRGPRAAREALAAFLNTAKAVDASSPQSTSPAASEGGNERHAAFNNANTAIEGVDPDALYLLSSTSEAYSWLIKLLCDAGDAVLAPKPGYPLIESIARLECVDTVEYQLQFDGSWFIDIAELERLLSEPGGERIRALVLINPNNPTGSYVKPTERARIVTLCREHGIALIADEVFFDYSLEPFPGNARLAGERGVLTFALDGFSKMLAAPHAKVGWIQVSGPAEDVAEAQRRLDVIADDYLPMSDIIAERIPALLNAAPAQTRRVGERVRNNLAKLHELLDADPNGLVSVLRAEGGWNVLLRVPSVIDENELVLRLIDEHKLTGQPGYFFDMTSNGYLAVSLLPEPDEFERGIRAVLNTVAALLR; this comes from the coding sequence ATGAGCGTGCATTTCTCTTCTCGTGTGGATATTTCTGCGCCGAATCCCATTGCGGCGGCCGAGGCGGCAGCCAAGGCAAACGGCATCGCACTCAGCAAACTCAACGATTCCAATCCGACCCGCCACGGGCTGGCACCTGAATTGGTGCCGAGCGTGTATACGGCCGACCCGCGTGGACCGCGTGCGGCGCGAGAAGCATTGGCCGCATTCCTCAATACGGCAAAGGCGGTAGACGCAAGCAGCCCTCAGTCGACTTCGCCCGCCGCCAGCGAGGGCGGGAACGAGCGCCATGCCGCTTTCAACAATGCGAATACCGCCATCGAGGGCGTTGACCCGGACGCCCTGTACTTGCTGAGCTCCACGTCCGAGGCGTATTCGTGGCTGATTAAGTTACTTTGCGATGCCGGCGACGCGGTGCTGGCACCCAAACCCGGCTATCCGCTGATTGAGTCGATTGCACGGCTTGAATGCGTTGACACGGTCGAATACCAGTTGCAATTCGACGGCTCCTGGTTCATCGACATCGCCGAACTCGAGCGGCTGCTCAGCGAGCCCGGTGGCGAACGCATCAGAGCATTGGTGCTCATCAACCCGAACAATCCGACCGGTTCGTACGTAAAACCAACCGAGCGTGCACGTATCGTGACATTGTGCCGTGAGCATGGCATCGCCCTTATCGCCGATGAAGTGTTCTTCGATTACTCTCTCGAACCTTTCCCCGGCAACGCACGGCTCGCGGGGGAGCGCGGCGTGCTCACCTTCGCCCTAGACGGATTCTCCAAAATGCTGGCCGCGCCGCACGCCAAAGTCGGGTGGATTCAGGTGTCCGGACCTGCCGAGGACGTTGCCGAGGCACAGCGTCGACTGGACGTCATCGCCGATGATTATCTGCCGATGAGTGACATCATCGCCGAACGGATTCCCGCATTATTGAACGCCGCGCCCGCACAGACCAGACGGGTGGGGGAGCGCGTGCGCAATAACCTGGCCAAGTTGCACGAGTTGCTTGACGCCGATCCCAACGGGCTGGTCAGCGTGCTACGGGCCGAAGGCGGCTGGAACGTGCTGCTACGAGTGCCTTCAGTCATCGATGAGAACGAGCTGGTGCTGCGGTTGATTGACGAGCACAAACTGACCGGACAGCCCGGCTACTTCTTCGACATGACTTCCAATGGATACCTGGCCGTTTCCCTGCTACCCGAACCGGACGAATTCGAGCGTGGCATCCGCGCCGTGCTCAATACCGTCGCCGCTTTGCTGCGATAG
- a CDS encoding tetratricopeptide repeat protein, with translation MPKRTSDHGKHNRTPLLGGLKDSMNALAADLGLSKPKKHDTNPFGDALRETSERKGGIIDELTRHAVALSPVIKRRTFPELENVPEGLVLGWAQLPSTRGRGFSLGIFPDRDHFAQVAFADTHGRVFVGTDPNMDVQDMQARFMFGKEKEVTLPDGERLGESDEPRSRSGFSRTDRGLGSALHHGRGLGRGLGHGADGVKAITGGVVGRDDTGRMTWLASWLKAGNRYTLEQMRANLPPAMRHDLEYRDAITIAFFATYMLPQINGLLIGFGSGNIFRRLNREAPIGAIRRSVRDTLAARAHGMRASGLEDHFADLMREAGALDTTPGLEAVHGAEPLHLYTSTYSSGYFFTWDKSLAFGQALKSLKIEGNLNRFAAVSAWLERNASLGRNPTEDTVTRAEAAQIDMKLIENPAIMALDPYDGEQERRAVLSLIDIAARTAGQIRSEFPDPRDVLTQQNVPDSGVTNAAGAESTESAEGAVERTDKSDTNTQAARPSYSPARSDEWVYRQTLSSLLRRLRLPYRFDVEFRSRLDSGEVAIGFTTAGTSMMPDSRYDTTRRTWRALSSAERASMSAAYNLRVGLMMAALSFGTSESVRQVSLHIDSIGLEEAIAEQDSAIEAMMSEALSAFEHLRSGDLGRVGSKADPKDGDFHGDPTRPITHEETFGQTASGDERGTAGGAGNGTGPSADATDQAAAESADADGAASIDSQFEDLMKGIDIDEMAFGMPDDTGAGDDLGGIGGEGVGTDGADGAAGMDDDPMSVLRRNPTVRNMVTVTFTRDAFLKRLDTAGLDNPEETYRMFGAVMDVDGEGGLKPISADFDLADSRFSPTGSQEEPELADRQFSPATAHVLGAQNSAGLAIQRVDLLQHGVNEFHDIARNTSLGSVEKAQRAMQVIESICDPELTGLASQVTSALIDGKDTPDFTFTLADDLDKERLRARDMLFSGQADQAIEAAEAAVAHLDQVYAAGHGVPRYFNSYAERVVYNRLFATLDERTVLIPDNLFYAHMELADVLSQIKGAEAAIPHLNRMVAYAPAYPLSHLKLAIQLARNEDWDSARAACLNALRVALDRDDAAFAYYRFAYAEWMLDRFDTAAAAYIMSDHIAPGAIGSLESELQELVSRADSQCIPVPESVEAAAHVLATHDLPVWPHIEVADIVRDAARVCVDEGMFVPARTLSVAVARMNDGEGDNIDIIQAQFLRSLSA, from the coding sequence ATGCCAAAACGTACATCGGACCATGGGAAGCACAACCGCACGCCACTGCTGGGCGGGCTGAAGGATTCGATGAACGCGCTCGCGGCCGATCTGGGACTGTCCAAGCCGAAGAAGCACGATACGAATCCGTTCGGCGATGCCTTGCGGGAGACCAGTGAGCGTAAAGGCGGCATTATCGACGAACTGACTCGCCATGCAGTGGCGCTGAGTCCTGTAATCAAGCGGCGCACCTTCCCCGAATTGGAGAACGTGCCGGAAGGGCTGGTGCTTGGATGGGCGCAGCTGCCCTCCACCAGAGGCCGTGGCTTTTCGCTTGGCATTTTCCCCGACCGCGATCATTTTGCGCAGGTGGCGTTCGCCGATACGCATGGCCGCGTATTCGTGGGCACCGACCCCAACATGGACGTGCAGGATATGCAGGCGCGATTTATGTTCGGCAAGGAAAAAGAAGTGACATTGCCGGACGGTGAGCGGCTGGGCGAAAGCGACGAGCCTCGTTCACGTTCCGGTTTCTCCCGTACAGACCGTGGCCTGGGAAGTGCGCTGCATCATGGGCGTGGTTTGGGACGTGGCCTTGGTCATGGTGCTGACGGTGTGAAGGCCATTACCGGTGGCGTGGTGGGGCGTGACGACACCGGACGCATGACGTGGCTCGCCTCATGGCTCAAGGCCGGCAACCGGTACACGCTTGAGCAGATGCGTGCCAATCTGCCGCCTGCGATGCGTCATGATTTGGAATACCGCGATGCCATTACCATCGCGTTCTTCGCCACGTATATGTTGCCGCAGATCAATGGTCTGCTCATCGGATTCGGTTCCGGCAATATCTTCCGCCGTCTCAACCGTGAGGCGCCAATCGGTGCGATTCGCCGTTCGGTGCGTGACACTTTGGCGGCACGTGCCCACGGCATGCGGGCCTCCGGTCTGGAGGATCATTTCGCCGATCTGATGCGCGAAGCCGGCGCTCTCGACACCACGCCGGGACTGGAAGCGGTGCATGGCGCCGAACCGTTGCACCTGTACACCTCGACGTATTCGAGCGGCTATTTCTTTACGTGGGATAAGTCCTTGGCATTCGGGCAGGCGCTGAAATCCTTGAAGATCGAAGGCAACCTCAACCGATTCGCTGCGGTGAGCGCTTGGTTGGAGCGCAACGCTTCCTTGGGACGCAACCCTACGGAAGATACGGTGACCCGTGCCGAGGCCGCGCAAATCGACATGAAACTCATCGAAAACCCTGCGATTATGGCGCTTGACCCGTATGATGGCGAGCAGGAGCGTCGGGCCGTGCTGAGCCTGATCGATATCGCCGCACGCACGGCTGGACAGATTCGCAGTGAATTCCCCGATCCTCGAGATGTGCTGACCCAGCAGAACGTGCCGGATTCGGGTGTGACGAATGCTGCGGGCGCTGAAAGTACTGAGAGTGCTGAGGGCGCTGTAGAACGGACCGATAAGAGCGACACCAACACTCAAGCCGCTCGTCCTTCGTATTCGCCGGCGAGGAGCGACGAATGGGTGTATCGTCAGACCCTCTCTTCACTGTTGCGCCGGTTACGGTTGCCGTATCGGTTTGACGTGGAGTTCCGGTCGCGCTTGGATTCGGGTGAAGTGGCCATTGGCTTCACCACCGCCGGCACCTCGATGATGCCCGATAGCCGGTATGACACCACTCGACGTACGTGGCGTGCGCTGAGTAGCGCCGAACGCGCGTCGATGAGCGCCGCCTACAACCTGCGTGTCGGCCTGATGATGGCCGCGCTAAGTTTCGGCACCAGCGAATCCGTGCGCCAGGTGTCGTTGCACATCGATTCCATTGGTCTTGAAGAGGCGATTGCCGAACAGGATTCCGCCATCGAGGCGATGATGAGCGAGGCCCTAAGCGCCTTCGAACATCTACGCAGTGGCGATTTGGGGCGTGTGGGTTCCAAAGCCGACCCCAAAGATGGTGATTTCCATGGCGACCCGACCCGCCCCATCACCCATGAGGAGACGTTCGGGCAGACGGCGTCCGGTGACGAACGCGGCACGGCCGGGGGAGCAGGCAACGGTACCGGACCGTCTGCGGATGCTACGGATCAGGCCGCGGCCGAATCTGCTGACGCCGATGGCGCTGCGTCCATCGATTCGCAGTTCGAAGACCTGATGAAGGGCATCGATATCGACGAAATGGCGTTCGGCATGCCGGACGATACCGGCGCAGGCGACGACCTGGGCGGTATCGGCGGCGAGGGCGTCGGCACTGACGGTGCTGATGGGGCCGCCGGCATGGACGATGATCCGATGAGTGTGCTGCGCCGCAATCCCACCGTGCGCAATATGGTCACCGTCACCTTCACCCGTGATGCCTTCCTCAAGCGACTGGACACCGCTGGGCTTGACAATCCCGAGGAAACCTACCGCATGTTCGGTGCCGTGATGGACGTGGACGGCGAAGGTGGTCTGAAACCCATCAGCGCCGACTTCGACTTGGCGGACAGCCGGTTCTCTCCCACCGGATCCCAGGAGGAGCCCGAACTGGCCGACCGTCAATTCAGTCCGGCGACCGCTCACGTGCTGGGCGCACAGAATAGTGCCGGACTGGCTATCCAGCGAGTGGACCTGCTGCAGCATGGCGTCAACGAATTCCACGATATCGCCAGGAACACGTCGCTCGGCTCCGTGGAAAAGGCCCAGCGAGCCATGCAGGTCATCGAATCGATATGCGATCCCGAACTGACCGGTTTGGCCTCTCAGGTCACCAGTGCGTTGATCGATGGCAAGGACACGCCGGACTTCACGTTCACGCTTGCCGACGATCTTGACAAGGAGCGTCTGCGCGCCCGAGATATGCTGTTCTCGGGCCAAGCCGATCAGGCCATCGAAGCGGCCGAAGCGGCCGTGGCCCATTTGGACCAGGTGTATGCGGCAGGCCATGGCGTACCTCGATACTTCAACTCCTATGCCGAGCGCGTGGTCTACAATCGGCTGTTCGCCACATTGGACGAGCGTACGGTGCTTATCCCGGACAATCTGTTCTACGCGCACATGGAGCTGGCTGACGTGTTGAGTCAGATCAAGGGTGCCGAGGCGGCCATCCCGCATCTCAACCGTATGGTGGCGTACGCGCCCGCCTACCCGCTCTCACATCTGAAGCTCGCCATTCAACTGGCCCGCAATGAGGATTGGGATTCGGCACGCGCCGCCTGCCTGAATGCTCTGCGCGTGGCCTTGGACCGCGACGATGCCGCGTTCGCCTATTACCGGTTCGCGTACGCCGAATGGATGCTTGACCGGTTCGACACAGCCGCCGCAGCCTACATTATGAGCGATCACATCGCTCCCGGGGCCATTGGTTCGCTGGAAAGCGAACTGCAGGAACTGGTTTCCCGTGCGGACTCGCAGTGCATACCGGTGCCTGAATCGGTGGAGGCCGCCGCCCATGTGCTTGCCACGCATGATCTGCCGGTCTGGCCGCATATCGAAGTGGCTGACATCGTGCGTGACGCCGCTCGCGTGTGCGTGGATGAGGGCATGTTCGTGCCGGCCCGCACGCTCTCGGTGGCTGTGGCCCGCATGAATGACGGCGAAGGCGATAACATCGACATCATCCAAGCCCAGTTCCTGCGCTCGCTATCCGCGTAG
- a CDS encoding nitroreductase family protein encodes MAEHTQLIDAINIRTAVRAYDDEPIDDDTARQLEMALQPINLLGDLNIQLVRDQPKVFAEANASGHLTNAANYLAIVGPANDEEAKERAGFYAERMVLTATLRGLGTLWVAGSWDKAEAAKHCRVTSGQELYLGVVIGHPKNHLDYQAKSYEELCEAQRTHRATKTYEQFTATMSDEGREAAPDWFKSGVEAAMKAPSAMNRQPITFSYNPADDTAAAHIDQSAEDEHHAFNDMGIAKLHFQIGAGQGQWAWGDGGLFIHK; translated from the coding sequence ATGGCAGAACATACCCAACTTATTGATGCAATTAACATCCGCACCGCCGTACGCGCCTACGATGATGAGCCGATCGACGACGATACGGCCCGCCAGCTCGAGATGGCGCTTCAGCCGATCAACTTACTCGGCGATCTCAACATTCAGCTGGTGCGCGACCAGCCCAAGGTGTTCGCCGAAGCCAATGCTTCAGGTCATCTGACCAATGCGGCGAATTATCTGGCCATCGTCGGCCCCGCGAACGATGAGGAAGCCAAAGAGCGTGCCGGCTTCTATGCCGAACGCATGGTGCTCACGGCCACGTTGCGCGGCCTCGGCACCTTATGGGTCGCCGGCTCATGGGACAAGGCGGAGGCGGCCAAGCATTGCCGCGTCACCTCTGGCCAGGAGCTGTATCTCGGTGTGGTGATCGGGCATCCGAAGAATCATCTGGATTATCAGGCGAAATCCTATGAGGAGCTATGCGAAGCGCAACGCACGCACCGCGCCACCAAGACCTATGAGCAGTTCACCGCCACAATGAGCGATGAGGGGCGCGAGGCCGCTCCGGATTGGTTCAAGTCCGGCGTCGAGGCTGCGATGAAGGCGCCGAGCGCGATGAACCGTCAGCCAATCACCTTCTCGTATAATCCGGCCGACGATACCGCCGCCGCGCATATCGATCAGAGTGCGGAAGATGAGCATCACGCGTTCAATGACATGGGCATCGCCAAGCTGCACTTCCAGATCGGTGCCGGCCAAGGCCAGTGGGCTTGGGGCGACGGTGGCCTGTTCATCCATAAGTAA
- the ligA gene encoding NAD-dependent DNA ligase LigA, translating to MSTNEQLAWDFDDGDVAEVRPDTGIARFAPGSEQWIAALQPTDDDAIRLDRFDVNTMTAEAAARLWARVAAWVESDQIAYYIDDSPVSSDAAYDARMRCLERLEAAFPSLDNPQSPTHRVGGSFSNDFASVRHPSRMMSLDDVFSIEELKDWYDSVIRDLDWPESKPLPMSCEVKIDGLALNLIYRNGVLEQGLTRGDGVTGEDITLNVRTIGSIPANLGGPKEDVPDFVEIRGEVFMRWDDFHTLNNEQEDAGRAPFANPRNAAAGSLRQKDPRITATRRLSFYAHGLGQLTWGPDHPRGTHDVVADQSQAYDLYTKWGVPVSPHNRAVTSFQEILDMIEYYGEHRGDIEHALDGIVVKVDDLGLQRTLGATSRAPRWAIAYKYPPEEVNTELLNITVQVGRTGRVTPVAVLKPVYVAGSTVARTTLHNGFEVKRKGILIGDTVVVRKAGDVIPELVGPVLERRKGREDQLREFVMPEFCPSCGAKLSPAKEGDKDIRCPNVESCPAQLTERVISLASRKAFDIEHLGEQSAIALTNPEENRPDSVATYAPNITEVLVAPGEEPDPYEPVEGLELPAAQKPVLSNESGLFNLTAADLRDVRVWREAAIVEVHETVGANGKKKKVRKRVGGSGLWHQVPAFWTAPTPAKKLTAKQLAERAQGEAAIESAETQGGTASETTGAPTGAEAPLGTMPGFAAASYPEYDVPADAVIVRVDHKTTRTGVTDVPVIIRPGENTRKMFDEMDKARHADLWRVLVALSIRRLGPPTARLIASAMGSLAAIENATIEDLTAIDGVGPEIAESVVNWFAATREPGDWRGATLRAWQAAGVGVDEAETSSLPQTLAGKTVVVTGSLEGYSRDSAKEAIIERGGKAAGSVSKKTDYVVIGANAGSKAAKAEELGIPMLSETQFAQLLATGTI from the coding sequence ATGAGCACGAACGAACAACTGGCATGGGATTTCGACGATGGGGATGTGGCCGAGGTCCGGCCTGATACCGGTATTGCACGTTTTGCCCCTGGCTCCGAACAATGGATAGCCGCACTGCAGCCCACTGACGACGACGCGATACGCCTCGACCGTTTCGACGTGAACACGATGACCGCTGAGGCCGCCGCCCGCCTGTGGGCTCGCGTGGCCGCATGGGTGGAATCCGATCAGATCGCCTACTACATCGACGACTCACCCGTCAGCTCCGACGCCGCTTACGATGCGCGCATGCGTTGCCTCGAACGACTCGAAGCGGCGTTCCCCTCACTGGACAATCCGCAGTCGCCCACCCATCGCGTCGGCGGTTCCTTCTCCAACGACTTCGCCTCCGTGCGCCACCCCAGCCGCATGATGAGCCTTGACGACGTCTTCTCCATCGAAGAACTCAAGGATTGGTACGACTCGGTGATTCGCGACCTCGATTGGCCTGAATCCAAGCCCCTGCCCATGAGTTGCGAGGTCAAAATCGACGGCCTCGCCCTGAACCTCATCTATCGCAACGGCGTGCTTGAACAGGGACTGACGCGCGGCGACGGCGTTACAGGCGAAGACATCACCCTGAATGTGCGAACCATCGGCTCCATTCCCGCAAACCTCGGCGGCCCCAAGGAAGACGTTCCGGACTTCGTGGAAATCCGAGGCGAAGTGTTCATGCGTTGGGATGATTTCCACACCCTGAACAACGAGCAGGAGGACGCCGGACGAGCGCCCTTCGCCAACCCACGCAACGCCGCCGCCGGCTCGCTGCGTCAAAAAGACCCTCGCATCACCGCCACCCGTCGCCTGAGCTTCTATGCGCATGGTCTGGGGCAGCTCACTTGGGGGCCGGACCATCCGCGCGGCACCCATGATGTGGTCGCCGACCAGTCGCAGGCCTACGATCTATACACCAAGTGGGGCGTGCCGGTCTCCCCGCACAATCGTGCGGTGACCTCATTCCAGGAGATCCTGGACATGATCGAGTACTACGGCGAGCATCGTGGCGACATCGAGCATGCACTTGACGGCATCGTCGTCAAGGTCGATGACCTGGGCCTGCAGCGTACCCTCGGCGCCACTTCGCGCGCGCCGCGCTGGGCCATCGCCTACAAATACCCGCCCGAAGAGGTCAACACCGAACTGCTCAACATCACCGTGCAGGTGGGGCGTACTGGCCGCGTGACGCCGGTCGCCGTGCTCAAACCTGTCTACGTGGCCGGCTCCACCGTGGCTCGTACCACGCTGCACAATGGATTTGAAGTCAAACGCAAGGGCATTCTGATCGGCGACACCGTGGTGGTGCGCAAGGCCGGCGATGTGATTCCCGAACTGGTCGGCCCGGTGCTTGAACGGCGCAAAGGGCGTGAGGACCAGCTGCGCGAATTCGTCATGCCCGAGTTCTGCCCTTCATGCGGCGCGAAACTGTCACCCGCCAAGGAGGGGGACAAGGACATTCGCTGCCCGAATGTGGAGAGCTGCCCGGCCCAGTTGACCGAGCGCGTGATTTCGCTGGCCTCACGCAAGGCGTTCGACATCGAGCACTTGGGCGAACAATCGGCCATCGCTCTGACCAACCCGGAGGAGAACCGGCCTGATTCGGTGGCGACCTACGCGCCGAACATCACCGAGGTTCTGGTCGCCCCCGGCGAAGAGCCTGACCCGTACGAGCCGGTGGAAGGGCTGGAATTGCCGGCCGCGCAGAAGCCGGTGTTGTCCAACGAATCCGGGTTGTTCAACCTGACCGCCGCCGATCTGCGCGACGTGCGCGTGTGGCGTGAGGCCGCAATCGTCGAGGTGCATGAGACGGTCGGTGCGAACGGTAAGAAGAAAAAGGTGCGTAAGCGTGTCGGCGGCTCTGGCCTGTGGCATCAGGTGCCTGCTTTCTGGACCGCGCCCACGCCGGCCAAAAAGCTCACGGCCAAGCAGCTGGCCGAACGCGCGCAAGGGGAGGCCGCAATCGAATCTGCCGAAACACAGGGAGGTACCGCCAGCGAGACGACCGGCGCACCTACCGGGGCTGAGGCGCCACTTGGTACTATGCCGGGCTTTGCCGCAGCCTCCTATCCTGAGTATGACGTGCCGGCCGACGCGGTTATCGTGCGCGTGGATCACAAGACCACGCGCACTGGCGTCACGGATGTACCGGTGATCATTCGGCCCGGCGAAAACACGCGCAAGATGTTCGACGAAATGGACAAGGCCCGTCACGCCGACCTGTGGCGTGTGCTGGTCGCGTTGTCGATTCGCCGGCTCGGTCCGCCTACCGCACGCCTGATTGCCTCGGCGATGGGCTCGCTGGCAGCCATCGAAAACGCCACGATTGAAGATCTGACGGCCATCGACGGGGTGGGCCCGGAAATCGCCGAATCGGTGGTGAACTGGTTCGCCGCCACCCGCGAACCCGGCGACTGGCGCGGCGCGACTTTGCGTGCTTGGCAGGCCGCCGGCGTGGGCGTCGACGAGGCCGAGACCAGTTCGTTGCCGCAGACGCTGGCCGGCAAAACCGTGGTGGTCACCGGTTCATTGGAGGGCTATTCGCGTGATTCCGCCAAAGAGGCGATTATCGAGCGCGGCGGCAAGGCGGCCGGTTCGGTGAGCAAGAAGACCGATTACGTGGTGATTGGCGCAAACGCCGGCTCCAAGGCCGCCAAGGCCGAGGAACTCGGCATCCCCATGCTGAGCGAAACCCAATTCGCCCAGCTCCTAGCCACCGGCACCATCTAA
- a CDS encoding ATP-binding cassette domain-containing protein: MGFLFRPKELPRLASLTFTLDQAGHTYDDGHVGLAPTDITISELRVAVIGLNGAGKSTLLGLLDGSLKANAGTVTIAGGEERLDPAVKKDAKRIDNLVGEVRREEIPNSFYQAANISEAVSEALKKHKVPESERHARIGNLFAHFDLAQVSKAKASELDSEKRHLLAIAAALSFEPSAIVADEPSKGLDEIGAAHVAKALFSYNKQVIFATHDTDMIRRPEYAIDRVLVLDEHAVAFDGAPAEAVAFYEDLIRRKYEAAKR; this comes from the coding sequence ATGGGATTCTTGTTTAGACCGAAAGAACTGCCACGCCTGGCGTCGCTGACGTTCACTTTGGATCAGGCCGGGCATACGTATGATGATGGGCACGTGGGACTTGCTCCCACGGACATCACCATCAGCGAGCTGCGGGTGGCTGTGATCGGACTGAACGGCGCAGGCAAATCCACATTGCTGGGTCTGCTGGACGGTTCGTTGAAGGCCAACGCCGGCACGGTGACCATTGCGGGCGGTGAGGAACGTCTTGACCCGGCTGTGAAGAAGGACGCGAAGCGCATCGATAATCTGGTCGGCGAAGTTCGCCGCGAGGAGATTCCGAACAGCTTTTACCAAGCGGCGAATATTTCCGAGGCTGTTTCCGAAGCGCTGAAAAAGCACAAGGTGCCCGAGTCAGAACGTCATGCGCGCATCGGCAATCTGTTCGCGCATTTTGATTTGGCGCAGGTCTCCAAGGCCAAGGCCAGCGAACTGGACTCCGAGAAACGGCACCTGCTGGCTATTGCGGCCGCGCTGAGCTTTGAGCCGAGTGCGATTGTGGCGGATGAGCCGAGCAAGGGATTGGATGAGATTGGCGCCGCGCATGTGGCCAAGGCGTTGTTCAGCTACAACAAGCAGGTGATTTTCGCCACGCATGACACGGATATGATCCGCCGGCCCGAATACGCCATCGACCGCGTACTGGTGCTGGACGAGCACGCGGTCGCGTTTGACGGAGCGCCGGCTGAGGCTGTGGCGTTTTATGAGGATCTGATTCGCCGCAAGTATGAGGCTGCGAAGCGGTAG
- the ppgK gene encoding polyphosphate--glucose phosphotransferase — protein MIETAQAFGVDIGGSGIKAAPVDLTKGDFAEPRLKILTPEVSTPQAVAKIVKQQLDHFEVPESAPVGIAFPAPIKPGQKLDFMANLDQSWIGVDVTEVFSEACGRPVVVVNDADAAGLAEVQFGAAKGQDGLVIATTLGTGIGTALIYNGVLIPNTELGHIILSAKHLDAEKYASSAIRENEELGYKKWAKRLTKYYGLMEKYFNPDLFTVGGGVSRQSEKFLPYVDIKTPIVPAKLRNQAGIVGAAYYASTKQQ, from the coding sequence ATGATTGAAACTGCACAGGCTTTCGGTGTTGACATTGGCGGTTCCGGCATCAAGGCCGCACCTGTCGATCTGACCAAGGGCGATTTCGCCGAGCCACGATTGAAGATTCTCACTCCCGAGGTCTCCACTCCTCAGGCCGTGGCCAAAATCGTCAAGCAGCAGCTCGACCACTTCGAAGTGCCTGAATCCGCACCCGTTGGCATCGCTTTCCCCGCGCCGATCAAGCCCGGCCAGAAGCTCGACTTCATGGCCAACCTTGACCAGTCTTGGATTGGCGTGGACGTTACTGAAGTGTTCTCCGAAGCCTGCGGCCGCCCGGTCGTCGTGGTAAACGACGCCGACGCCGCCGGCCTGGCCGAAGTCCAGTTCGGTGCCGCCAAGGGCCAGGATGGTCTGGTCATCGCCACCACACTGGGCACCGGCATCGGCACCGCCTTGATTTACAACGGCGTGCTCATCCCGAACACCGAACTCGGACACATCATCCTGAGCGCCAAGCATCTGGACGCCGAGAAGTATGCCTCCTCCGCGATTCGCGAGAATGAGGAACTGGGCTACAAGAAGTGGGCCAAGCGTCTGACCAAGTACTACGGCCTTATGGAGAAGTACTTCAACCCGGACCTGTTCACCGTCGGCGGCGGCGTGAGCCGTCAGAGCGAAAAGTTCCTGCCGTACGTGGATATCAAGACCCCGATCGTGCCCGCCAAGCTGCGTAACCAGGCCGGCATCGTCGGTGCCGCCTACTATGCCAGCACCAAGCAGCAGTGA